In the Mastacembelus armatus chromosome 17, fMasArm1.2, whole genome shotgun sequence genome, one interval contains:
- the ubtfl gene encoding upstream binding transcription factor, like isoform X1, with product MNGSSSVSTAQSARVKSEAGVFVSAEEWSKEDCLTLLERIRSLLPDGDAMKYKTTESHFDWEKVCFGSFTGDMCRQKWQKVSSEVRKYRTMTELIVDAIEFVKNPYKGKKLKTHPDFPKKPLTPYFRFFMEKRAKYAKIHPEMSNLDLTKILSKKYKELPEKKKQKYITEFQREKEEFEKNMARFKEDHPELIEERKKSDLPEKPKTPQQLWYNHEKKTYMKLHPEVSQKELKEALRRQWSQLSDKRRLKWISKALELQKDYEDSMKAYHEAHPDVNSEDHVRSVLTKAERQLKDKFDGRPTKPPPNGYSLYCAELMVNMKDVPSTERMVLCSKQWKMMTQKEKDMFQKRCEQKKKQYDIDLQRFLESLPEEERDRVLTEEKLGGTKMGTGVASSPHRAKSPSVKERCREAEPEPWVPAGSPKERRDGKKTAKLPETPKTAEEMWQHSVIGDYLAKYRSDRRKAQAAMEAAWKSMEKKEKIPWIKKAAEDQKRYEVQYQPVRELSEMRTPVAGQGQRKPKFDGEPKKPPVSGYQMFSQELLTNGELNHFSLKERMVEIGKRWHKLSQNQKDKYKKLVEEQQVEYKAELEAWVKSLSPQDRAVYKEFSSSKRRSTTKVRNSPGAKVRVTAKGKAVGSRATTPGVGVGKRAMAYRAKQDMSDSDEEEEKSESSDSDEDDETSGTTDSDDDENDDDDDDDEDDEDQTSSEESSDSDSD from the exons ATGAACGGCAGCAGCAGCGTCTCCACGGCTCAGAGCGCCAGGGTCAAAAGTGAAGCAG gtgtgtttgtgtctgcagagGAGTGGAGCAAGGAGgactgtctgactctgctggaGAGGATTCGCAGTCTGCTGCCAGATGGAGACGCCATGAAGTATAAAACCACAGAGTCTCACTTCGACTGGGAGAAGGTCTGTTTCGGCAGCTTCACCGGAGACATGTGCCGCCAGAAATGGCAGAAAGTCTCATCTGAG gttcGTAAGTACAGAACAATGACGGAGCTCATCGTGGACGCCATCGAGTTTGTGAAGAACCCATACAAAGGAAAGAAACTGAAG ACTCACCCAGATTTTCCTAAGAAACCCCTGACTCCATATTTTCGCTTCTTCATGGAGAAACGAGCCAAATACGCCAAAATTCACCCAGAGATGAGTAACCTGGACCTGACCAAGATCCTGTCCAAGAAGTACAAAGAGCTGCCGGAGAAGAAAAAG caaAAATACATCACAGAGTTTCAACGAGAGAAAGAAGAATTTGAGAAGAACATGGCTCGATTCAA GGAAGACCATCCAGAGCTGATTGAGGAGCGGAAGAAGTCGGACCTGCCAGAGAAACCGAAAACTCCTCAACAGCTGTGGTACAACCATGAGAAGAAGACCTACATGAAGCTGCACCCAGAG GTGAGCCAGAAGGAGCTGAAGGAGGCTCTGAGGAGGCAGTGGTCCCAACTGTCTGACAAGAGGAGACTGAAGTGGATCAGCAAGGCCCTGGAGCTCCAGAAAGACTATGAG gACAGTATGAAAGCATATCATGAAGCTCATCCAGATGTGAACTCGGAGGATCATGTTCGGTCAGTCCTGACCAAAGCAGAGCGACAGCTGAAGGACAAGTTTGACGGGCGACCAACAAAACCACCACC TAACGGGTACTCTCTGTACTGTGCGGAGCTGATGGTGAACATGAAGGACGTCCCCAGCACAGAGCGGATGGTGCTCTGCAGTAAACAGTGGAAAATGATGACGCAGAAAGAGAAGGACATGTTTCAGAAACGCTGCGAGCAG AAAAAGAAGCAGTACGACATCGACCTGCAGAGGTTTCTGGAG AGCCTCCCGGAGGAGGAACGAGACCGGGTCCTGACCGAGGAAAAACTGGGTGGGACCAAGATGGGGACTGGTGTGGCCTCCAGTCCCCACAGAGCCAAGTCTCCATCTGTCAAG GAGCGGTGTCGGGAGGCGGAGCCAGAGCCGTGGGTACCTGCCGGGTCTCCAAAGGAAAGACGGGATGGGAAGAAGACGGCGAAGCTTCCAGAGACGCCAAAAACGGCTGAGGAAATGTGGCAGCACAGTGTGATCGGAGACTATCTGGCTAAATACAGA AGCGACCGCAGGAAGGCACAGGCAGCGATGGAGGCAGCCTGGAAGTCgatggagaaaaaggagaagatCCCGTGGATCAAGAAGGCAGCGGAGGACCAGAAGCGTTACGAGGTTCAGTACCAACCTGTG AGGGAGCTGTCTGAGATGAGGACTCCAGTGGCCGGTCAGGGTCAGAGGAAGCCCAAGTTTGATGGAGAACCAAAGAAACCCCCAGT GAGCGGGTATCAGATGTTCTCCCAGGAGCTGCTGACCAACGGGGAGCTGAACCACTTCAGTCTGAAAGAGCGGATGGTGGAAATTGGGAAGAGGTGGCACAAACTAAGCCAGAATCAGAAAGACAAGTACAAGAAGctggtggaggagcagcaggtggAGTACAAGGCTGAGCTGGAGGCCTGGGTCAAG TCTCTGTCTCCTCAGGACCGAGCCGTCTATAAAGAGTTTTCCTCCTCG AAACGTCGCAGCACCACTAAAGTCCGCAACAGCCCCGGAGCTAAAGTCCGTGTTACGGCGAAGGGGAAGGCGGTAGGTTCGAGAGCCACAACACCAGGGGTCGGGGTGGGCAAGAGGGCCATGGCGTACCGAGCTAAG CAGGACATGTCTGACTcggatgaggaagaggagaagagcgAGTCGTCTGACTCTGATGAAGATGACGAGACGTCAGGAACCACAGACAGCGACGATGATGAG aatgatgacgatgatgacgatgatgaggatgatgaagatcaGACCTCCTCTGAAGAATCCAgtgactcagactcagactaG
- the ubtfl gene encoding upstream binding transcription factor, like isoform X2, which yields MNGSSSVSTAQSARVKSEAGVFVSAEEWSKEDCLTLLERIRSLLPDGDAMKYKTTESHFDWEKVCFGSFTGDMCRQKWQKVSSEVRKYRTMTELIVDAIEFVKNPYKGKKLKTHPDFPKKPLTPYFRFFMEKRAKYAKIHPEMSNLDLTKILSKKYKELPEKKKQKYITEFQREKEEFEKNMARFKEDHPELIEERKKSDLPEKPKTPQQLWYNHEKKTYMKLHPEVSQKELKEALRRQWSQLSDKRRLKWISKALELQKDYEDSMKAYHEAHPDVNSEDHVRSVLTKAERQLKDKFDGRPTKPPPNGYSLYCAELMVNMKDVPSTERMVLCSKQWKMMTQKEKDMFQKRCEQKKKQYDIDLQRFLESLPEEERDRVLTEEKLGGTKMGTGVASSPHRAKSPSVKERCREAEPEPWVPAGSPKERRDGKKTAKLPETPKTAEEMWQHSVIGDYLAKYRSDRRKAQAAMEAAWKSMEKKEKIPWIKKAAEDQKRYEVQYQPVRELSEMRTPVAGQGQRKPKFDGEPKKPPVSGYQMFSQELLTNGELNHFSLKERMVEIGKRWHKLSQNQKDKYKKLVEEQQVEYKAELEAWVKSLSPQDRAVYKEFSSSKRRSTTKVRNSPGAKVRVTAKGKAVGSRATTPGVGVGKRAMAYRAKDMSDSDEEEEKSESSDSDEDDETSGTTDSDDDENDDDDDDDEDDEDQTSSEESSDSDSD from the exons ATGAACGGCAGCAGCAGCGTCTCCACGGCTCAGAGCGCCAGGGTCAAAAGTGAAGCAG gtgtgtttgtgtctgcagagGAGTGGAGCAAGGAGgactgtctgactctgctggaGAGGATTCGCAGTCTGCTGCCAGATGGAGACGCCATGAAGTATAAAACCACAGAGTCTCACTTCGACTGGGAGAAGGTCTGTTTCGGCAGCTTCACCGGAGACATGTGCCGCCAGAAATGGCAGAAAGTCTCATCTGAG gttcGTAAGTACAGAACAATGACGGAGCTCATCGTGGACGCCATCGAGTTTGTGAAGAACCCATACAAAGGAAAGAAACTGAAG ACTCACCCAGATTTTCCTAAGAAACCCCTGACTCCATATTTTCGCTTCTTCATGGAGAAACGAGCCAAATACGCCAAAATTCACCCAGAGATGAGTAACCTGGACCTGACCAAGATCCTGTCCAAGAAGTACAAAGAGCTGCCGGAGAAGAAAAAG caaAAATACATCACAGAGTTTCAACGAGAGAAAGAAGAATTTGAGAAGAACATGGCTCGATTCAA GGAAGACCATCCAGAGCTGATTGAGGAGCGGAAGAAGTCGGACCTGCCAGAGAAACCGAAAACTCCTCAACAGCTGTGGTACAACCATGAGAAGAAGACCTACATGAAGCTGCACCCAGAG GTGAGCCAGAAGGAGCTGAAGGAGGCTCTGAGGAGGCAGTGGTCCCAACTGTCTGACAAGAGGAGACTGAAGTGGATCAGCAAGGCCCTGGAGCTCCAGAAAGACTATGAG gACAGTATGAAAGCATATCATGAAGCTCATCCAGATGTGAACTCGGAGGATCATGTTCGGTCAGTCCTGACCAAAGCAGAGCGACAGCTGAAGGACAAGTTTGACGGGCGACCAACAAAACCACCACC TAACGGGTACTCTCTGTACTGTGCGGAGCTGATGGTGAACATGAAGGACGTCCCCAGCACAGAGCGGATGGTGCTCTGCAGTAAACAGTGGAAAATGATGACGCAGAAAGAGAAGGACATGTTTCAGAAACGCTGCGAGCAG AAAAAGAAGCAGTACGACATCGACCTGCAGAGGTTTCTGGAG AGCCTCCCGGAGGAGGAACGAGACCGGGTCCTGACCGAGGAAAAACTGGGTGGGACCAAGATGGGGACTGGTGTGGCCTCCAGTCCCCACAGAGCCAAGTCTCCATCTGTCAAG GAGCGGTGTCGGGAGGCGGAGCCAGAGCCGTGGGTACCTGCCGGGTCTCCAAAGGAAAGACGGGATGGGAAGAAGACGGCGAAGCTTCCAGAGACGCCAAAAACGGCTGAGGAAATGTGGCAGCACAGTGTGATCGGAGACTATCTGGCTAAATACAGA AGCGACCGCAGGAAGGCACAGGCAGCGATGGAGGCAGCCTGGAAGTCgatggagaaaaaggagaagatCCCGTGGATCAAGAAGGCAGCGGAGGACCAGAAGCGTTACGAGGTTCAGTACCAACCTGTG AGGGAGCTGTCTGAGATGAGGACTCCAGTGGCCGGTCAGGGTCAGAGGAAGCCCAAGTTTGATGGAGAACCAAAGAAACCCCCAGT GAGCGGGTATCAGATGTTCTCCCAGGAGCTGCTGACCAACGGGGAGCTGAACCACTTCAGTCTGAAAGAGCGGATGGTGGAAATTGGGAAGAGGTGGCACAAACTAAGCCAGAATCAGAAAGACAAGTACAAGAAGctggtggaggagcagcaggtggAGTACAAGGCTGAGCTGGAGGCCTGGGTCAAG TCTCTGTCTCCTCAGGACCGAGCCGTCTATAAAGAGTTTTCCTCCTCG AAACGTCGCAGCACCACTAAAGTCCGCAACAGCCCCGGAGCTAAAGTCCGTGTTACGGCGAAGGGGAAGGCGGTAGGTTCGAGAGCCACAACACCAGGGGTCGGGGTGGGCAAGAGGGCCATGGCGTACCGAGCTAAG GACATGTCTGACTcggatgaggaagaggagaagagcgAGTCGTCTGACTCTGATGAAGATGACGAGACGTCAGGAACCACAGACAGCGACGATGATGAG aatgatgacgatgatgacgatgatgaggatgatgaagatcaGACCTCCTCTGAAGAATCCAgtgactcagactcagactaG
- the ubtfl gene encoding upstream binding transcription factor, like isoform X4, with product MNGSSSVSTAQSARVKSEAGVFVSAEEWSKEDCLTLLERIRSLLPDGDAMKYKTTESHFDWEKVCFGSFTGDMCRQKWQKVSSEVRKYRTMTELIVDAIEFVKNPYKGKKLKTHPDFPKKPLTPYFRFFMEKRAKYAKIHPEMSNLDLTKILSKKYKELPEKKKQKYITEFQREKEEFEKNMARFKEDHPELIEERKKSDLPEKPKTPQQLWYNHEKKTYMKLHPEVSQKELKEALRRQWSQLSDKRRLKWISKALELQKDYEDSMKAYHEAHPDVNSEDHVRSVLTKAERQLKDKFDGRPTKPPPNGYSLYCAELMVNMKDVPSTERMVLCSKQWKMMTQKEKDMFQKRCEQKKKQYDIDLQRFLESLPEEERDRVLTEEKLGGTKMGTGVASSPHRAKSPSVKERCREAEPEPWVPAGSPKERRDGKKTAKLPETPKTAEEMWQHSVIGDYLAKYRSDRRKAQAAMEAAWKSMEKKEKIPWIKKAAEDQKRYERELSEMRTPVAGQGQRKPKFDGEPKKPPVSGYQMFSQELLTNGELNHFSLKERMVEIGKRWHKLSQNQKDKYKKLVEEQQVEYKAELEAWVKSLSPQDRAVYKEFSSSKRRSTTKVRNSPGAKVRVTAKGKAVGSRATTPGVGVGKRAMAYRAKQDMSDSDEEEEKSESSDSDEDDETSGTTDSDDDENDDDDDDDEDDEDQTSSEESSDSDSD from the exons ATGAACGGCAGCAGCAGCGTCTCCACGGCTCAGAGCGCCAGGGTCAAAAGTGAAGCAG gtgtgtttgtgtctgcagagGAGTGGAGCAAGGAGgactgtctgactctgctggaGAGGATTCGCAGTCTGCTGCCAGATGGAGACGCCATGAAGTATAAAACCACAGAGTCTCACTTCGACTGGGAGAAGGTCTGTTTCGGCAGCTTCACCGGAGACATGTGCCGCCAGAAATGGCAGAAAGTCTCATCTGAG gttcGTAAGTACAGAACAATGACGGAGCTCATCGTGGACGCCATCGAGTTTGTGAAGAACCCATACAAAGGAAAGAAACTGAAG ACTCACCCAGATTTTCCTAAGAAACCCCTGACTCCATATTTTCGCTTCTTCATGGAGAAACGAGCCAAATACGCCAAAATTCACCCAGAGATGAGTAACCTGGACCTGACCAAGATCCTGTCCAAGAAGTACAAAGAGCTGCCGGAGAAGAAAAAG caaAAATACATCACAGAGTTTCAACGAGAGAAAGAAGAATTTGAGAAGAACATGGCTCGATTCAA GGAAGACCATCCAGAGCTGATTGAGGAGCGGAAGAAGTCGGACCTGCCAGAGAAACCGAAAACTCCTCAACAGCTGTGGTACAACCATGAGAAGAAGACCTACATGAAGCTGCACCCAGAG GTGAGCCAGAAGGAGCTGAAGGAGGCTCTGAGGAGGCAGTGGTCCCAACTGTCTGACAAGAGGAGACTGAAGTGGATCAGCAAGGCCCTGGAGCTCCAGAAAGACTATGAG gACAGTATGAAAGCATATCATGAAGCTCATCCAGATGTGAACTCGGAGGATCATGTTCGGTCAGTCCTGACCAAAGCAGAGCGACAGCTGAAGGACAAGTTTGACGGGCGACCAACAAAACCACCACC TAACGGGTACTCTCTGTACTGTGCGGAGCTGATGGTGAACATGAAGGACGTCCCCAGCACAGAGCGGATGGTGCTCTGCAGTAAACAGTGGAAAATGATGACGCAGAAAGAGAAGGACATGTTTCAGAAACGCTGCGAGCAG AAAAAGAAGCAGTACGACATCGACCTGCAGAGGTTTCTGGAG AGCCTCCCGGAGGAGGAACGAGACCGGGTCCTGACCGAGGAAAAACTGGGTGGGACCAAGATGGGGACTGGTGTGGCCTCCAGTCCCCACAGAGCCAAGTCTCCATCTGTCAAG GAGCGGTGTCGGGAGGCGGAGCCAGAGCCGTGGGTACCTGCCGGGTCTCCAAAGGAAAGACGGGATGGGAAGAAGACGGCGAAGCTTCCAGAGACGCCAAAAACGGCTGAGGAAATGTGGCAGCACAGTGTGATCGGAGACTATCTGGCTAAATACAGA AGCGACCGCAGGAAGGCACAGGCAGCGATGGAGGCAGCCTGGAAGTCgatggagaaaaaggagaagatCCCGTGGATCAAGAAGGCAGCGGAGGACCAGAAGCGTTACGAG AGGGAGCTGTCTGAGATGAGGACTCCAGTGGCCGGTCAGGGTCAGAGGAAGCCCAAGTTTGATGGAGAACCAAAGAAACCCCCAGT GAGCGGGTATCAGATGTTCTCCCAGGAGCTGCTGACCAACGGGGAGCTGAACCACTTCAGTCTGAAAGAGCGGATGGTGGAAATTGGGAAGAGGTGGCACAAACTAAGCCAGAATCAGAAAGACAAGTACAAGAAGctggtggaggagcagcaggtggAGTACAAGGCTGAGCTGGAGGCCTGGGTCAAG TCTCTGTCTCCTCAGGACCGAGCCGTCTATAAAGAGTTTTCCTCCTCG AAACGTCGCAGCACCACTAAAGTCCGCAACAGCCCCGGAGCTAAAGTCCGTGTTACGGCGAAGGGGAAGGCGGTAGGTTCGAGAGCCACAACACCAGGGGTCGGGGTGGGCAAGAGGGCCATGGCGTACCGAGCTAAG CAGGACATGTCTGACTcggatgaggaagaggagaagagcgAGTCGTCTGACTCTGATGAAGATGACGAGACGTCAGGAACCACAGACAGCGACGATGATGAG aatgatgacgatgatgacgatgatgaggatgatgaagatcaGACCTCCTCTGAAGAATCCAgtgactcagactcagactaG
- the ubtfl gene encoding upstream binding transcription factor, like isoform X3, producing MNGSSSVSTAQSARVKSEAEEWSKEDCLTLLERIRSLLPDGDAMKYKTTESHFDWEKVCFGSFTGDMCRQKWQKVSSEVRKYRTMTELIVDAIEFVKNPYKGKKLKTHPDFPKKPLTPYFRFFMEKRAKYAKIHPEMSNLDLTKILSKKYKELPEKKKQKYITEFQREKEEFEKNMARFKEDHPELIEERKKSDLPEKPKTPQQLWYNHEKKTYMKLHPEVSQKELKEALRRQWSQLSDKRRLKWISKALELQKDYEDSMKAYHEAHPDVNSEDHVRSVLTKAERQLKDKFDGRPTKPPPNGYSLYCAELMVNMKDVPSTERMVLCSKQWKMMTQKEKDMFQKRCEQKKKQYDIDLQRFLESLPEEERDRVLTEEKLGGTKMGTGVASSPHRAKSPSVKERCREAEPEPWVPAGSPKERRDGKKTAKLPETPKTAEEMWQHSVIGDYLAKYRSDRRKAQAAMEAAWKSMEKKEKIPWIKKAAEDQKRYEVQYQPVRELSEMRTPVAGQGQRKPKFDGEPKKPPVSGYQMFSQELLTNGELNHFSLKERMVEIGKRWHKLSQNQKDKYKKLVEEQQVEYKAELEAWVKSLSPQDRAVYKEFSSSKRRSTTKVRNSPGAKVRVTAKGKAVGSRATTPGVGVGKRAMAYRAKQDMSDSDEEEEKSESSDSDEDDETSGTTDSDDDENDDDDDDDEDDEDQTSSEESSDSDSD from the exons ATGAACGGCAGCAGCAGCGTCTCCACGGCTCAGAGCGCCAGGGTCAAAAGTGAAGCAG agGAGTGGAGCAAGGAGgactgtctgactctgctggaGAGGATTCGCAGTCTGCTGCCAGATGGAGACGCCATGAAGTATAAAACCACAGAGTCTCACTTCGACTGGGAGAAGGTCTGTTTCGGCAGCTTCACCGGAGACATGTGCCGCCAGAAATGGCAGAAAGTCTCATCTGAG gttcGTAAGTACAGAACAATGACGGAGCTCATCGTGGACGCCATCGAGTTTGTGAAGAACCCATACAAAGGAAAGAAACTGAAG ACTCACCCAGATTTTCCTAAGAAACCCCTGACTCCATATTTTCGCTTCTTCATGGAGAAACGAGCCAAATACGCCAAAATTCACCCAGAGATGAGTAACCTGGACCTGACCAAGATCCTGTCCAAGAAGTACAAAGAGCTGCCGGAGAAGAAAAAG caaAAATACATCACAGAGTTTCAACGAGAGAAAGAAGAATTTGAGAAGAACATGGCTCGATTCAA GGAAGACCATCCAGAGCTGATTGAGGAGCGGAAGAAGTCGGACCTGCCAGAGAAACCGAAAACTCCTCAACAGCTGTGGTACAACCATGAGAAGAAGACCTACATGAAGCTGCACCCAGAG GTGAGCCAGAAGGAGCTGAAGGAGGCTCTGAGGAGGCAGTGGTCCCAACTGTCTGACAAGAGGAGACTGAAGTGGATCAGCAAGGCCCTGGAGCTCCAGAAAGACTATGAG gACAGTATGAAAGCATATCATGAAGCTCATCCAGATGTGAACTCGGAGGATCATGTTCGGTCAGTCCTGACCAAAGCAGAGCGACAGCTGAAGGACAAGTTTGACGGGCGACCAACAAAACCACCACC TAACGGGTACTCTCTGTACTGTGCGGAGCTGATGGTGAACATGAAGGACGTCCCCAGCACAGAGCGGATGGTGCTCTGCAGTAAACAGTGGAAAATGATGACGCAGAAAGAGAAGGACATGTTTCAGAAACGCTGCGAGCAG AAAAAGAAGCAGTACGACATCGACCTGCAGAGGTTTCTGGAG AGCCTCCCGGAGGAGGAACGAGACCGGGTCCTGACCGAGGAAAAACTGGGTGGGACCAAGATGGGGACTGGTGTGGCCTCCAGTCCCCACAGAGCCAAGTCTCCATCTGTCAAG GAGCGGTGTCGGGAGGCGGAGCCAGAGCCGTGGGTACCTGCCGGGTCTCCAAAGGAAAGACGGGATGGGAAGAAGACGGCGAAGCTTCCAGAGACGCCAAAAACGGCTGAGGAAATGTGGCAGCACAGTGTGATCGGAGACTATCTGGCTAAATACAGA AGCGACCGCAGGAAGGCACAGGCAGCGATGGAGGCAGCCTGGAAGTCgatggagaaaaaggagaagatCCCGTGGATCAAGAAGGCAGCGGAGGACCAGAAGCGTTACGAGGTTCAGTACCAACCTGTG AGGGAGCTGTCTGAGATGAGGACTCCAGTGGCCGGTCAGGGTCAGAGGAAGCCCAAGTTTGATGGAGAACCAAAGAAACCCCCAGT GAGCGGGTATCAGATGTTCTCCCAGGAGCTGCTGACCAACGGGGAGCTGAACCACTTCAGTCTGAAAGAGCGGATGGTGGAAATTGGGAAGAGGTGGCACAAACTAAGCCAGAATCAGAAAGACAAGTACAAGAAGctggtggaggagcagcaggtggAGTACAAGGCTGAGCTGGAGGCCTGGGTCAAG TCTCTGTCTCCTCAGGACCGAGCCGTCTATAAAGAGTTTTCCTCCTCG AAACGTCGCAGCACCACTAAAGTCCGCAACAGCCCCGGAGCTAAAGTCCGTGTTACGGCGAAGGGGAAGGCGGTAGGTTCGAGAGCCACAACACCAGGGGTCGGGGTGGGCAAGAGGGCCATGGCGTACCGAGCTAAG CAGGACATGTCTGACTcggatgaggaagaggagaagagcgAGTCGTCTGACTCTGATGAAGATGACGAGACGTCAGGAACCACAGACAGCGACGATGATGAG aatgatgacgatgatgacgatgatgaggatgatgaagatcaGACCTCCTCTGAAGAATCCAgtgactcagactcagactaG
- the ubtfl gene encoding upstream binding transcription factor, like isoform X5 produces MNGSSSVSTAQSARVKSEAEEWSKEDCLTLLERIRSLLPDGDAMKYKTTESHFDWEKVCFGSFTGDMCRQKWQKVSSEVRKYRTMTELIVDAIEFVKNPYKGKKLKTHPDFPKKPLTPYFRFFMEKRAKYAKIHPEMSNLDLTKILSKKYKELPEKKKQKYITEFQREKEEFEKNMARFKEDHPELIEERKKSDLPEKPKTPQQLWYNHEKKTYMKLHPEVSQKELKEALRRQWSQLSDKRRLKWISKALELQKDYEDSMKAYHEAHPDVNSEDHVRSVLTKAERQLKDKFDGRPTKPPPNGYSLYCAELMVNMKDVPSTERMVLCSKQWKMMTQKEKDMFQKRCEQKKKQYDIDLQRFLESLPEEERDRVLTEEKLGGTKMGTGVASSPHRAKSPSVKERCREAEPEPWVPAGSPKERRDGKKTAKLPETPKTAEEMWQHSVIGDYLAKYRSDRRKAQAAMEAAWKSMEKKEKIPWIKKAAEDQKRYERELSEMRTPVAGQGQRKPKFDGEPKKPPVSGYQMFSQELLTNGELNHFSLKERMVEIGKRWHKLSQNQKDKYKKLVEEQQVEYKAELEAWVKSLSPQDRAVYKEFSSSKRRSTTKVRNSPGAKVRVTAKGKAVGSRATTPGVGVGKRAMAYRAKQDMSDSDEEEEKSESSDSDEDDETSGTTDSDDDENDDDDDDDEDDEDQTSSEESSDSDSD; encoded by the exons ATGAACGGCAGCAGCAGCGTCTCCACGGCTCAGAGCGCCAGGGTCAAAAGTGAAGCAG agGAGTGGAGCAAGGAGgactgtctgactctgctggaGAGGATTCGCAGTCTGCTGCCAGATGGAGACGCCATGAAGTATAAAACCACAGAGTCTCACTTCGACTGGGAGAAGGTCTGTTTCGGCAGCTTCACCGGAGACATGTGCCGCCAGAAATGGCAGAAAGTCTCATCTGAG gttcGTAAGTACAGAACAATGACGGAGCTCATCGTGGACGCCATCGAGTTTGTGAAGAACCCATACAAAGGAAAGAAACTGAAG ACTCACCCAGATTTTCCTAAGAAACCCCTGACTCCATATTTTCGCTTCTTCATGGAGAAACGAGCCAAATACGCCAAAATTCACCCAGAGATGAGTAACCTGGACCTGACCAAGATCCTGTCCAAGAAGTACAAAGAGCTGCCGGAGAAGAAAAAG caaAAATACATCACAGAGTTTCAACGAGAGAAAGAAGAATTTGAGAAGAACATGGCTCGATTCAA GGAAGACCATCCAGAGCTGATTGAGGAGCGGAAGAAGTCGGACCTGCCAGAGAAACCGAAAACTCCTCAACAGCTGTGGTACAACCATGAGAAGAAGACCTACATGAAGCTGCACCCAGAG GTGAGCCAGAAGGAGCTGAAGGAGGCTCTGAGGAGGCAGTGGTCCCAACTGTCTGACAAGAGGAGACTGAAGTGGATCAGCAAGGCCCTGGAGCTCCAGAAAGACTATGAG gACAGTATGAAAGCATATCATGAAGCTCATCCAGATGTGAACTCGGAGGATCATGTTCGGTCAGTCCTGACCAAAGCAGAGCGACAGCTGAAGGACAAGTTTGACGGGCGACCAACAAAACCACCACC TAACGGGTACTCTCTGTACTGTGCGGAGCTGATGGTGAACATGAAGGACGTCCCCAGCACAGAGCGGATGGTGCTCTGCAGTAAACAGTGGAAAATGATGACGCAGAAAGAGAAGGACATGTTTCAGAAACGCTGCGAGCAG AAAAAGAAGCAGTACGACATCGACCTGCAGAGGTTTCTGGAG AGCCTCCCGGAGGAGGAACGAGACCGGGTCCTGACCGAGGAAAAACTGGGTGGGACCAAGATGGGGACTGGTGTGGCCTCCAGTCCCCACAGAGCCAAGTCTCCATCTGTCAAG GAGCGGTGTCGGGAGGCGGAGCCAGAGCCGTGGGTACCTGCCGGGTCTCCAAAGGAAAGACGGGATGGGAAGAAGACGGCGAAGCTTCCAGAGACGCCAAAAACGGCTGAGGAAATGTGGCAGCACAGTGTGATCGGAGACTATCTGGCTAAATACAGA AGCGACCGCAGGAAGGCACAGGCAGCGATGGAGGCAGCCTGGAAGTCgatggagaaaaaggagaagatCCCGTGGATCAAGAAGGCAGCGGAGGACCAGAAGCGTTACGAG AGGGAGCTGTCTGAGATGAGGACTCCAGTGGCCGGTCAGGGTCAGAGGAAGCCCAAGTTTGATGGAGAACCAAAGAAACCCCCAGT GAGCGGGTATCAGATGTTCTCCCAGGAGCTGCTGACCAACGGGGAGCTGAACCACTTCAGTCTGAAAGAGCGGATGGTGGAAATTGGGAAGAGGTGGCACAAACTAAGCCAGAATCAGAAAGACAAGTACAAGAAGctggtggaggagcagcaggtggAGTACAAGGCTGAGCTGGAGGCCTGGGTCAAG TCTCTGTCTCCTCAGGACCGAGCCGTCTATAAAGAGTTTTCCTCCTCG AAACGTCGCAGCACCACTAAAGTCCGCAACAGCCCCGGAGCTAAAGTCCGTGTTACGGCGAAGGGGAAGGCGGTAGGTTCGAGAGCCACAACACCAGGGGTCGGGGTGGGCAAGAGGGCCATGGCGTACCGAGCTAAG CAGGACATGTCTGACTcggatgaggaagaggagaagagcgAGTCGTCTGACTCTGATGAAGATGACGAGACGTCAGGAACCACAGACAGCGACGATGATGAG aatgatgacgatgatgacgatgatgaggatgatgaagatcaGACCTCCTCTGAAGAATCCAgtgactcagactcagactaG